The genomic DNA TACCTCCAAAACTTCTGGTAGTGCTCCTTCCCTTAAAAGAGTTTGTTTCTTCATATGTGGCAGTCTATAGTTGTTATGTCCTCTTTGCATCATAATCTCAACCATACAACTCTGAAGacttaaaaacacaaaatttaatttcattagctCAAGTTTTTGAAATAAAGTAAGAACAACTAACACTAATTCATCAACATTCATAGGTGCCTCCTCCTCTTGTATTGATTGCAATGTCCTGAACCAACCTAGGTCATTCACATTCAAGTCTGGTGAAAGAGCAGGTTGTTGCATCAGATGGATATTAAATCCATCTGATGAAGCAACTGCTCTCCACTGAATGTCATCATCACTGAAATGTGGTCTGGTATTATTCTGCTGAATCACAATATTTGTTCCTTCTGTCAATGGCCACAAAGCTTTCAAATATGGAACAACCTGTTTTTCAAAGACATCCATTCATTTAATTATTCACCAAGTGTTATAATTCAATAACATTTCCAGTGAACCAGATTGCAAAACATAACTCAATGATGAATTAAATCAATACTTTTATTCTGAGAGTTACCCTATTGATCATATAGTCCTTAATAACTTCTCTTGTAATAGAGGTAATTGCTTTAGTCTCCAATGTCCTTGCTGCCCTATTAACATTTGACCTCTAGGCTGAAACTTGTTCAATGAAGGGATACATCCCTATTTTTCCATCAAAAATACATAAACCTTGTGAATCATAGATTGGCCTACACACAGCACATAAAAACATCACTTTTATGATATAATTCTTGTTTTGACATGACCTGTAAAGGTCTGGTTCATCAGGTGATAAGTAGAAATTCTGGGCCGTCTTTGTAAGATAAAACCACTTCTCATCTATGTGGACAATGTGTGCCATAGATTTAAATCTGAACTTATTGATTGTTGTGTCAACTACTATAGACTGCAGGCAGAATTGTAGTCTCAATAACTTCTGTGCACTGGTAAGTGAGATTTTAATTGCATTATTGTGTGTTCTGATCTGTTTTGCCTGTTTCCACCTCCAAAATGTTGATTTCCCAACACCTAGGGCTTGTGCAGCCCTTCTAATGGTTGATCTTCTTTTCAACATGATTGTTTTGAACAACTCAGGGTCAAACAGTTTGTGTTTTTGCCTTACTAAACCTTGCTTTTGATTAGTGAGGTAAACTAGCAACCCATCTCC from Impatiens glandulifera chromosome 9, dImpGla2.1, whole genome shotgun sequence includes the following:
- the LOC124916029 gene encoding uncharacterized protein LOC124916029 — translated: MLKRRSTIRRAAQALGVGKSTFWRWKQAKQIRTHNNAIKISLTSAQKLLRLQFCLQSIVVDTTINKFRFKSMAHIVHIDEKWFYLTKTAQNFYLSPDEPDLYRPIYDSQGLCIFDGKIGMAARTLETKAITSITREVIKDYMINRVVPYLKALWPLTEGTNIVIQQNNTRPHFSDDDIQWRAVASSDGFNIHLMQQPALSPDLNVNDLGWFRTLQSIQEEEAPMNVDELVLQSCMVEIMMQRGHNNYRLPHMKKQTLLREGALPEVLEVDNNLVSLCVDYCVDAGLNEAMLPVILELMKLEAEQV